The proteins below are encoded in one region of Reichenbachiella sp. 5M10:
- a CDS encoding Tex family protein has product MSQQHTAIIASELNLTPSKIAAVVALLDEGATVPFISRYRKEMTGSMDEVQVGAVKERIQKLRDLDKRREAILKSIDEQGKLTPELKKKIEGADTLAVLEDIYLPYKPKRKTKATIARDKGLEPLAQVLFKQGMEDPEAIAAQYIDEEKDVKDIEAALQGARDIIAEWTNENSEVRASLRKLFLEQGIVKSTVMKGKETEGQKYKDYFEWDEPLKKIPSHRLLAMRRGEKEMILSLDICPEEGLAMKAIEDKVLTGQNACSEQVGIAIKDAYKRLLKPSMETESRVESKKKADEEAIAVFSDNLRQLLLAPALGQKNVLALDPGFRTGCKVVCLDRQGKLLQFEAIYPNQPQNRVRESSAVIKMMVEEHNIEAIAIGNGTASRETESFVRGLGLSPNIIIAMVNESGASIYSASEVARDEFPDQDVTVRGAVSIGRRMMDPLAELVKIDAKSIGVGQYQHDVDQSALKGSLDDVVGSCVNGVGVEINTASKQLLTYVSGLGPQLAENIIKHREANGPFQSRNELKKVARMGDKAFEQAAGFLRIRNGVNVLDRSAVHPERYPLVERMAADLNSSVESLVSDAGLRAKINPKNYVTEEVGLPTLEDIMKELDKPGRDPREEYEVFAFQEGVNEISDLKIGMKLPGIVTNITKFGAFVDVGVHQDGLVHVSHLSDNFVSDPSKVIKLQQQVMVTVTEINAAQKRISLSLKSDPFGKAPAKRNERKQSKAVEPEGDLQAKLAMLKGKFNG; this is encoded by the coding sequence ATGAGTCAACAACATACCGCGATAATCGCTTCGGAATTAAACCTAACACCTTCCAAAATAGCAGCTGTGGTTGCTTTGCTCGACGAAGGAGCTACGGTGCCTTTTATCTCTCGATATCGAAAGGAAATGACTGGCAGTATGGACGAAGTGCAGGTTGGTGCGGTCAAAGAGCGGATACAGAAGCTCCGTGATTTGGACAAACGTCGTGAAGCTATCCTAAAGTCAATCGATGAACAAGGGAAGTTGACCCCCGAATTGAAGAAAAAAATAGAGGGAGCAGATACTTTGGCAGTGTTGGAAGACATCTATCTGCCCTATAAGCCCAAGCGAAAAACCAAGGCGACCATCGCAAGAGACAAGGGATTGGAACCACTGGCGCAGGTGCTCTTCAAGCAAGGGATGGAAGACCCAGAAGCAATCGCAGCACAGTATATTGACGAAGAGAAAGACGTCAAAGACATAGAGGCGGCTCTACAAGGTGCTCGTGATATCATCGCTGAGTGGACCAACGAAAACAGTGAAGTGAGAGCTTCGTTGCGTAAGCTGTTTTTGGAGCAAGGTATCGTCAAATCCACTGTCATGAAGGGCAAAGAAACGGAAGGGCAGAAATACAAGGATTACTTTGAGTGGGACGAACCGTTGAAGAAGATCCCTTCGCACCGATTGCTTGCTATGAGACGTGGAGAGAAGGAGATGATATTGTCTTTGGACATCTGTCCTGAAGAGGGCTTGGCGATGAAGGCCATCGAAGACAAAGTACTGACGGGGCAAAATGCCTGTTCGGAGCAAGTGGGTATAGCGATCAAGGATGCCTACAAGCGTCTTTTGAAGCCATCGATGGAGACCGAGTCTCGTGTCGAATCCAAGAAGAAGGCAGATGAAGAAGCGATAGCTGTATTTTCTGACAACCTGCGTCAGCTTCTCTTAGCTCCTGCTTTGGGTCAAAAAAATGTATTGGCACTGGATCCAGGTTTTCGTACGGGGTGCAAGGTGGTGTGCTTAGATAGACAAGGTAAGCTGTTGCAGTTTGAAGCGATCTATCCCAATCAACCGCAAAACCGAGTGAGGGAATCCAGTGCAGTGATCAAAATGATGGTGGAAGAACATAACATCGAAGCGATTGCGATTGGAAACGGCACGGCAAGTCGCGAAACAGAGAGTTTCGTCAGAGGGCTTGGTTTGAGCCCAAACATCATCATCGCGATGGTCAACGAAAGCGGTGCGTCGATATATTCTGCTTCTGAAGTGGCAAGAGATGAATTTCCAGATCAGGATGTCACTGTACGGGGTGCAGTATCCATCGGTCGGCGTATGATGGATCCACTGGCTGAGCTCGTCAAGATTGATGCAAAATCCATCGGTGTGGGGCAATACCAGCATGACGTGGATCAATCTGCACTCAAGGGATCGCTCGACGATGTGGTCGGGAGTTGTGTCAATGGTGTGGGTGTCGAAATCAACACTGCAAGCAAGCAGCTGTTGACTTATGTTTCGGGGCTGGGACCGCAGTTGGCAGAAAATATAATCAAACATCGTGAAGCCAATGGACCGTTTCAGAGTCGAAACGAACTGAAGAAGGTGGCTAGAATGGGAGACAAGGCTTTTGAGCAGGCTGCTGGTTTTTTGCGTATTCGCAATGGCGTCAATGTACTCGATCGCAGTGCTGTGCACCCAGAGCGCTACCCGCTCGTGGAGCGTATGGCTGCTGATCTCAATAGTTCTGTAGAGAGCCTCGTCTCAGACGCTGGACTCAGAGCCAAAATCAACCCCAAAAATTATGTGACCGAAGAAGTGGGGTTGCCTACACTGGAGGATATCATGAAAGAACTCGACAAGCCAGGGCGTGACCCTCGAGAGGAGTATGAAGTGTTCGCCTTCCAAGAAGGGGTCAATGAAATCAGTGATTTAAAAATTGGGATGAAACTGCCTGGTATTGTGACCAATATTACCAAATTTGGTGCATTCGTAGATGTGGGAGTACACCAAGATGGGTTGGTACACGTGAGTCATTTGTCGGACAATTTTGTCAGCGATCCTTCCAAAGTAATCAAGCTACAACAACAAGTAATGGTGACCGTGACGGAGATCAATGCCGCACAGAAGAGGATCTCACTTTCGTTGAAGTCAGACCCGTTTGGCAAGGCTCCAGCCAAGCGCAACGAGCGCAAGCAATCCAAGGCAGTAGAGCCGGAAGGTGATTTACAGGCCAAATTAGCTATGCTCAAAGGGAAATTTAATGGATAG
- a CDS encoding TlpA disulfide reductase family protein, with protein MKIKKEIKEWVLIVALFGGLYVSGYYKDVASFLQRIIIETRLLQPSTNASGFEQADYNMHLLDETGQSVDFNTFRQKTVFLNFWATWCPPCMAEMPDIQALYNEVHSKDVHFVMISLDEDFAKAIALKEKKGYTFPIYQLQSHRPQVLQSQSIPTTYVLSPQGRIIARREGMAKYNTASFRNLLIKAAQTGKNL; from the coding sequence ATGAAAATCAAAAAGGAAATAAAGGAATGGGTGCTCATTGTGGCACTGTTTGGAGGACTGTATGTCAGTGGGTACTACAAGGATGTCGCAAGTTTTCTGCAACGCATCATCATCGAGACAAGGCTACTCCAACCTTCGACCAATGCCTCAGGGTTCGAGCAAGCAGACTACAACATGCACCTGCTCGACGAAACAGGTCAAAGCGTAGATTTCAATACGTTTCGTCAGAAAACAGTCTTTCTCAATTTTTGGGCCACCTGGTGTCCTCCATGCATGGCCGAGATGCCGGACATCCAAGCCCTATACAATGAAGTACACTCCAAGGACGTACATTTTGTGATGATTAGTCTCGATGAGGATTTTGCAAAAGCCATTGCGCTAAAAGAAAAAAAAGGCTACACCTTCCCTATCTATCAACTGCAATCCCATAGACCTCAGGTACTCCAAAGCCAGTCCATACCTACGACATACGTACTCTCTCCTCAGGGACGAATCATCGCTCGACGAGAAGGGATGGCCAAGTACAACACGGCATCTTTCAGAAATCTATTGATCAAGGCAGCCCAAACTGGCAAGAATCTCTGA
- a CDS encoding T9SS type A sorting domain-containing protein translates to MKYIGHWLLVLCAAMVVNHLSYAQVHPLSSELLHFQKEVKNQQMHLTWDVVANSSIHQFVVEIKSELDHEFVALTTLGANHSWNPYSFKVDELDTDCDYRLKLISEEGVAYSEVLTVHRGVANEVVVYPNPTNGSIRIAGDLIQHYQLLDVRGKTILSGNSHSNMEVEMIVSAELKRAQTGIYFLKVQTAHEQKTIQIRRN, encoded by the coding sequence ATGAAATACATAGGTCATTGGCTTTTAGTGCTTTGTGCAGCGATGGTGGTGAATCACCTGTCCTATGCACAAGTACACCCGTTGAGTAGTGAGCTTCTTCACTTTCAAAAAGAGGTCAAGAATCAACAGATGCATTTGACTTGGGATGTGGTAGCCAATTCGAGCATTCATCAATTCGTAGTAGAAATCAAGTCTGAACTGGATCATGAGTTTGTGGCTTTGACTACATTGGGTGCAAACCACTCTTGGAATCCCTATAGCTTCAAAGTCGATGAATTGGATACGGATTGTGATTATCGTCTCAAGTTGATCTCCGAAGAAGGTGTGGCATATAGCGAAGTGTTGACTGTCCATCGAGGAGTAGCCAATGAAGTGGTCGTCTATCCTAATCCCACCAATGGTAGCATACGAATCGCAGGGGATCTAATCCAGCACTATCAGCTGCTAGATGTACGAGGCAAAACCATACTCTCTGGAAACTCCCATAGCAATATGGAAGTAGAGATGATAGTCTCTGCTGAGTTGAAGCGAGCGCAGACGGGTATTTATTTTCTCAAAGTACAGACTGCACACGAACAGAAAACCATCCAAATTCGTCGAAACTAA
- a CDS encoding TetR/AcrR family transcriptional regulator: MNINYYCGMVTTKAAKTAEYIIETVAPYFNKHGYTGTSLSDITKATGLTKGAIYGNFASKEDLAVQAFNFTVKSRLWPVIEAINQENTGLNKLHALTSFYRNYYDHVSEYGGCPVLNVGVDSMNHNSVLYQRVVSVIGKMTQGIADVILQAQNEGSIKASIDATTYANRIYAQIQGSIFLSIITQSNQNMVDMMNHIDQMIAIEMKV; this comes from the coding sequence TTGAATATTAACTACTATTGTGGCATGGTCACTACCAAAGCCGCTAAAACAGCGGAGTACATCATCGAAACCGTAGCTCCATATTTCAACAAGCACGGATATACGGGCACGAGCCTGTCCGATATCACCAAAGCCACAGGACTAACCAAAGGAGCAATCTACGGCAACTTTGCTAGCAAAGAAGATTTGGCCGTACAAGCCTTCAATTTCACGGTCAAATCCCGCCTTTGGCCTGTAATAGAGGCTATCAATCAAGAAAACACTGGCTTGAACAAGCTACACGCACTGACGAGTTTCTATCGCAACTACTACGACCATGTCTCAGAATATGGCGGGTGCCCGGTCCTCAATGTCGGTGTGGATTCGATGAACCATAACAGTGTGCTCTACCAACGTGTCGTGTCGGTCATAGGCAAAATGACTCAAGGAATCGCAGATGTCATTCTCCAGGCGCAAAATGAAGGCAGTATCAAAGCCTCCATCGACGCGACTACCTATGCCAACCGTATCTATGCCCAAATCCAAGGCAGCATATTTCTGTCCATCATCACCCAATCCAATCAAAACATGGTAGACATGATGAATCATATCGATCAAATGATCGCCATAGAAATGAAAGTATAA